A window of Silurus meridionalis isolate SWU-2019-XX chromosome 4, ASM1480568v1, whole genome shotgun sequence contains these coding sequences:
- the LOC124384899 gene encoding guanine nucleotide-binding protein G(olf) subunit alpha-like, which translates to MGLCYSLRPRLFGDLSGTISNANSDTEQPPDLLIPSRVGESQRGESGGNGSSGSKASSALLSGGQTHQWDAGKIPIGDRRLGGDATADGALIQNGGGKATGTGKDRSRRLHLLPTSSQKAKNWDKLVVEEKEAEKEARKVSKNIDRVLKELKKEYKQTHRLLLLGAGESGKSTIVKQMRILHVNGFNTEEKRQKIIDIRRNVRDAIVTIVSAMSTLIPPVPLANPEDQFRIDFIKSVAQLSDYDLPPEFFDHAKKLWDDEGVKACYERSNEYQLIDCAHYFLDRIDAVRQSDYTPTDQDLLRCRVLTSGIFETRFQVDKVNFHMFDVGGQRDERRKWIQCFNDVTAIIFVVASSSYNMVIREDNNTNRLREALELFRSIWNNRWLRTISVILFLNKQDMLAEKVLAGKSKIEDYFPEYARYTIPKEATPEPGEDPRVTRAKYFIRDEFLRISTASGDGRHYCYPHFTCAVDTENIRRVFNDCRDIIQRMHLRQYELL; encoded by the exons ATGGGGCTGTGTTATAGTCTGCGTCCCCGATTATTCGGGGATCTGAGCGGAACCATTTCCAACGCGAATTCGGACACGGAGCAGCCGCCGGATCTGCTCATTCCGTCGCGTGTTGGGGAATCTCAGCGCGGAGAGTCCGGAGGGAACGGCAGCAGCGGCAGCAAGGCTTCTTCGGCTCTATTAAGCGGCGGCCAGACGCACCAGTGGGACGCCGGCAAAATCCCCATCGGGGATCGCAGGCTCGGCGGAGACGCCACCGCGGATGGAGCACTTATCCAGAACGGTGGAGGCAAGGCCACGGGAACCGGCAAGGACCGCAGCCGGAGACTACACCTCCTCCCTACATCCAGCCAGAAAGCGAAAAACTGGGACAAACTGGTGGTGGAGGAAAAGGAGGCCGAGAAGGAGGCGCGGAAAGTCAGTAAAAATATTGACCGCGTCCTTAAAGAACTGAAAAAggaatacaaacaaacacaccgaCTGCTTTTATTAG GAGCTGGAGAATCAGGAAAAAGCACCATTGTGAAACAGATGAGAATTCTTCATGTGAATGGTTTTAACACAGA agaaaagagacagaaaatcaTAGACATCCGGAGAAATGTGAGGGATGCTATAGTG ACCATAGTGTCTGCAATGAGCACTTTAATCCCACCTGTCCCTCTCGCCAACCCGGAGGACCAGTTTAGGATCGATTTCATCAAAAGCGTAGCACAGTTGTCGGATTATGACCTTCCACCG GAGTTTTTTGACCATGCCAAGAAACTTTGGGATGATGAAGGAGTGAAAGCATGCTACGAGAGGTCTAACGAGTACCAGCTCATAGACTGTGCACATTA CTTCCTTGACCGAATTGATGCTGTAAGACAAAGTGACTACACACCAACAGATCAG GACTTGCTGCGCTGCAGAGTTTTGACATCAGGGATTTTTGAAACACGGTTTCAAGTAGACAAAGTTAACTTTCA TATGTTTGATGTTGGAGGTCAGAGAGATGAAAGGCGAAAATGGATCCAGTGCTTTAACG atgtcacTGCGATAATCTTCGTGGTGGCAAGTAGCAGCTACAACATGGTTATCAGAGAAgacaacaacacaaacagacTACGAGAAGCACTCGAGCTCTTTCGCAGTATCTGGAACAACAG GTGGTTACGGACCATCTCTGTTATTTTATTCCTCAACAAGCAGGACATGTTGGCAGAGAAAGTATTAGCTGGGAAATCCAAAATCGAAGACTATTTCCCAGAATACGCGCGCTACACCATACCAAAAGAAG CCACTCCGGAACCAGGAGAAGACCCAAGAGTGACGAGAGCCAAGTATTTCATTCGTGATGAATTCCTG aGGATCAGCACAGCAAGTGGAGACGGACGTCATTACTGTTACCCTCATTTTACGTGCGCTGTCGACACGGAAAATATCCGCCGGGTATTTAATGACTGTCGGGACATCATCCAGAGAATGCACCTGCGGCAGTATGAACTTTTGTAA
- the tmem14cb gene encoding transmembrane protein 14Cb → MAVDLLGFAFAALTATGGIIGYIKAGSVMSLIGGLVFGLLAALGSFQMSQNPKNIWLAFGTYGTLAAVMGVRFLSSWKIMPAGLMTAASLFMVLRLGLGFLWPSKKNS, encoded by the exons ATGGCTGTAGATTTGCTCGGATTCGCTTTCGCTGCACTGACAGCAACAGGAGGCATCATTGGTTACATAAAAGCAG gCAGTGTCATGTCACTAATAGGTGGATTGGTCTTTGGGCTTTTGGCAGCGCTTGGCTCTTTCCAGATGTCTCAAAATCCAAAAAACATCTGGCTTGCCTTTG GGACGTACGGTACGCTAGCGGCTGTAATGGGAGTGCGATTTCTGAGTTCATGGAAAATAATGCCTGCTGGGTTGATGACAGCAGCAAG TTTATTTATGGTTTTGAGATTGGGCCTGGGGTTCCTCTGGCCAAGCAAGAAAAACTCATGa